A single Anopheles maculipalpis chromosome 3RL, idAnoMacuDA_375_x, whole genome shotgun sequence DNA region contains:
- the LOC126564238 gene encoding angiotensin-converting enzyme-like, which yields MVRVWFCWTLLGVLVSGQISDLRYTETSNDNLSEAIQFLREFDREAAEMCNRVANAEWRFSTNGTEFNKRRMREQHNLASKLECISWRRAVSFDSSRIADTSIRRQLGRIVQQGRCGLGDGKYAELQHVLMLLKDNYNGAKVCPFRRVGSEATDLGTFSSAAGAGYPSSNYVSAFTGYCDLKISPDLMRIMETSRSEPELRYYWVAWREKTGPPVKNTFMRYLNLANQAAEQHGFHDAGEQMRSVYEDGDFFFTVNDLWGQLQPLYKQLFTYVRKGLVRHYGEHVVRRDGPLPAHLLGNMWAQNWRHIIDIIKPGSPETPDVSGEMVRQGYTPMKIFQTAEEFFTSIGLSPMAPEFWRNSVLQKTPDGQQCSASAWDFCNKVDFRIKQCTQVTLDDFIGAHHEMTHIQYYMQYANQPFLYREGPNPAFHEALANAITLSVGGPAHLQKIGLLNSPVTVTNGNSIVNIEYLLNLALDKLPFMAFSLALEKWRWYVFEKGPVGMNARWWELRLRYQGVIPPTGRGFEHFDAGAKYHVISDQDYIKYFVATVLQFQIYSELCQAAQHYGPLHTCDIYRSREAGRILSDVMQQGASLSSAQLIKLLTRGKTSRISVDPLLEFFRPLEAWLEVQNREEQIIGWSSTMEDVALFQPLLGRNGQTVKTPNIALLSLLAGFTIWRFALHISMVT from the exons ATGGTGCGTGTTTGGTTCTGCTGGACCCTGCTTGGAGTGCTCGTGAGCGGTCAGATCAGTGATCTTCGTTACACAGAG ACGAGCAATGATAACCTGTCAGAGGCGATTCAGTTTTTGCGTGAGTTTGATCGTGAAGCAGCTGAAATGTGCAATCGTGTAGCAAATGCGGAATGGCGCTTCTCAACCAATGGGACGGAATTTAACAAGCGCCGCATGCGTGAACAGCATAACCTAGCGTCGAAGTTGGAATGTATCAGTTGGCGCAGGGCAGTGTCGTTCGACTCGTCACGCATCGCTGATACCAGCATACGGCGTCAGCTGGGACGGATTGTGCAGCAGGGCCGATGTGGTTTAGGTGATGGCAAGTATGCGGAACTGCAGCATGTACTGATGCTACTGAAGGACAACTACAACGGAGCTAAAGTTTGTCCTTTTCGACGGGTCGGATCGGAAGCTACCGATTTGGGGACTTTCTCGTCTGCGGCTGGTGCTGGATATCCGAGTTCGAACTACGTGTCAGCCTTTACCGGGTACTGTGATCTAAAGATTAGTCCCGATTTGATGCGCATCATGGAGACGAGCCGATCAGAACCGGAGCTCCGATACTACTGGGTAGCGTGGAGGGAAAAGACAGGACCTCCGGTGAAAAATACTTTCATGCGTTACCTCAACCTAGCGAACCAGGCAGCGGAACAGCACGGGTTTCACGATGCAGGTGAGCAGATGCGTTCGGTGTACGAGGATGGTGACTTTTTCTTCACTGTGAACGATCTTTGGGGTCAGTTGCAACCACTGTACAAGCAGTTGTTTACGTACGTAAGAAAGGGACTGGTTCGTCACTACGGAGAGCACGTGGTCCGACGGGATGGTCCACTACCGGCCCATTTGCTCGGTAATATGTGGGCCCAAAATTGGCGCCATATAATCGACATCATTAAGCCAGGTTCTCCCGAAACACCGGACGTATCCGGTGAGATGGTCCGGCAAGGTTACACACCGATGAAGATATTTCAAACGGCCGAAGAATTCTTCACCTCCATTGGACTTTCGCCGATGGCACCGGAATTCTGGCGCAACTCGGTGCTCCAGAAAACTCCCGACGGCCAACAGTGCAGTGCTTCTGCGTGGGATTTTTGCAATAAGGTGGACTTTCGCATCAAACAGTGCACGCAGGTTACGCTGGACGATTTCATTGGGGCGCATCACGAGATGACTCACATTCAGTACTACATGCAGTACGCGAATCAACCGTTCTTGTATCGGGAGGGTCCTAATCCGGCGTTTCATGAAGCACTGGCTAATGCTATTACGTTGAGTGTTGGTGGTCCGGCTCATCTTCAGAAGATCGGTCTGTTGAACAGTCCAGTAACGGTTACGAATGGAAATTCGATCGTTAACATCGAATATCTGCTAAACTTGGCGCTGGATAAGCTACCGTTCATGGCGTTCAGTTTGGCACTGGAAAAG TGGCGTTGGTACGTTTTCGAGAAGGGCCCAGTAGGGATGAATGCACGCTGGTGGGAATTACGTCTTCGCTACCAAGGAGTGATTCCTCCAACAGGTCGAGGTTTCGAACATTTCGATGCCGGCGCTAAATACCACGTAATATCGGACCAGGATTACATCAAATACTTTGTGGCCACGGTGCTTCAGTTTCAGATCTATTCCGAGCTGTGTCAGGCGGCACAACATTACGGTCCACTGCATACATGTGACATCTATCGATCGCGTGAAGCTGGTCGGATTTTAAG TGACGTCATGCAACAAGGCGCATCCTTATCATCAGCACAGTTGATCAAGCTGCTTACGCGTGGCAAAACTTCCCGTATTTCCGTTGATCCACTGTTGGAGTTTTTCCGACCACTAGAAGCATGGCTTGAGGTTCAAAATCGTGAAGAGCAG ATTATAGGCTGGAGCTCAACGATGGAAGATGTTGCGCTCTTCCAGCCTTTATTGGGAAGAAATGGACAGACCGTCAAAACGCCAAACATTGCATTACTTAGCCTGTTGGCAGGATTTACAATTTGGCGATTTGCTTTACATATTAGTATGGTAACATAA
- the LOC126564704 gene encoding endoplasmic reticulum junction formation protein lunapark-B, with protein sequence MGVIISRFRKEKSTYQKLEELEEKIKSLEAYTISTQERRKRFVGRFLVTSIVLYIVGSLIFYFIFFPPTWNERIVYSVPLLICPILIFVLKRVLAWHYERKLRLNANKLKDLRTDKKKILENVMEKETYKVAVEILDKFGEKSHRIQTQAFNASLTPLRAPKPMPVGQPAPRMPTPNVPQRQISPPSMAVHAATPMTPQMRPSGPIHTPQTAPGLMIRPMPQYHQQSPMFGARMNNSAYRRTPFPIINQSEKGVLEKMVDYLVGDGPTNRFAMICGECCMHNGMVLKEEYEYTAFRCAFCNALNPSKKQRPVAPLLPYEQNQLDRLSQKSDTSPESEGDEDGEEERSSAGSSQSGEPRSPGVGEEEPFEPEQDVKEEEMLRNIANSEAAEKSSDVAATADDGVEESTPNDDARGTTAASNPDRTEVPSRPETVGSKKVD encoded by the exons ATGGGGGTCATTATATCCAGATTTCGG aaagagaaaagcaCTTACCAGAAATTGGAAGAACTGgaggaaaaaattaaaagtctCGAAGCCTACACAATCAGCACCCAGGAGCGGCGGAAACGTTTCGTTGGCCGGTTTCTAGTTACCTCGATCGTGCTGTACATCGTTGGATCGTTGATCTTTTACTTCATATTTTTCCCACCAACGTGGAACGAACGGATCGTCTACTCCGTTCCACTGCTCATCTGTCCTATACT CATTTTCGTCCTAAAACGGGTGCTAGCATGGCATTACGAACGAAAGCTACGCCTAAACGCGAACAAGCTGAAGGATCTTCGCaccgacaagaaaaaaatcctggAAAATGTGATGGAAAAGGAAACGTACAAAGTGGCGGTAGAAATTTTAGACAAATTCGGTGAAAAATCGCACCGAATTCAAACGCAAGCGTTTAACGCATCCCTTACACCACTGCGTGccccaaaaccgatgcccgTCGGTCAACCGGCCCCGCGCATGCCGACACCAAACGTGCCCCAACGGCAGATATCTCCTCCCTCGATGGCGGTACATGCAGCGACACCAATGACACCCCAAATGCGACCATCCGGTCCCATCCACACACCACAAACGGCACCAGGGCTGATGATAAGGCCAATGCCGCAATATCACCAGCAAAGCCCAATGTTCGGTGCGCGGATGAATAATTCGGCGTACAGAAGAACTCCGTTCCCGATCATCAACCAAAGCGAGAAGGGCGTGTTAGAGAAGATGGTCGATTATTTGGTGGGCGATGGACCGACTAATCGGTTTGCGATGATTTGCGGCGAATGTTGCATGCATAACG GAATGGTTCTTAAGGAAGAGTACGAATACACTGCTTTCCGGTGTGCTTTTTGTAATGCATTGAATCCGTCGAAAAAGCAACGCCCTGTCGCACCACTACTCCCCTACGAACAGAACCAGCTTGACAGACTTTCCCAAAAGTCCGACACAAGCCCCGAATCGGAAGGGGATGAAGATGGGGAAGAGGAACGTTCCTCCGCTGGGTCGTCGCAATCTGGCGAACCACGAAGCCCGGGCGTTGGAGAGGAAGAACCAT TTGAGCCAGAGCAGGATGTTAAGGAAGAAGAGATGCTGCGCAACATTGCAAACAGTGAAGCAGCAGAAAAATCGTCCGACGTCGCCGCAACCGCAGACGATGGTGTTGAAGAATCGACCCCAAACGACGACGCCAGAGGGACGACAGCGGCCAGCAACCCCGACCGTACCGAAGTGCCAAGTAGACCGGAAACCGTGGGGTCGAAAAAAGTGGACTGA
- the LOC126564095 gene encoding GATOR complex protein MIOS, whose product MSQTVVELHWFPKYSDRFLTAASSEINLYQVKNDIIDHGEKSNINLDISKSTTATLIAFETRYQFVRTVAPSYHGGGEINFAAGLPNGKVALCNFVTENNVEFTPRISRACTCIAWSELEPNFLAMGHDRNRSDNCITIWDTERGVPNQSSIVNMIGLSETAHSVCWDKTFPQVLIAGMSHKYIKMMDLRQNPVITTVANTRTVNGVCVAPNGRYLASYVENIINLWDLRSLEKPISQIQMQKSISQLSWCPTRSSVLSTLQRDSPLINLIDLHWPGSEMDGGEPHSVKRFVSPFQTTASMLMTSRVPSMAYLSWHPYDLERMLALSSVGNICDYRIPQRVAVSWDNNNNLFGNNGNDLRQFATPTRSSTPTDSLNQWNIDSSEEDIAETMQHRALKNYGLMADLQRNGDLVEKNDGLQSVWRMLGHMVKEDNKQGLKEILGVSNALEGPPMSQSEPVNTKWVDFSMCSGLVVYRSEQRDIAQLLCGWTFEREKETSFTAFLDELCAKREYTRAALLACFHFRVRLAIDILGRGADQASDPSSLLRVAAIALSGFSAERSELWRKQCGAARTQIDDPYLRCMFSFLAYEKDGFETVTNETQISLSDRMAFACNFLSDVKLAEYTKGMVANCIETGDLNGLLLTGATNDGISLLQSHLDRTEDVQTVALIAARFLTSELLSNYRVQYWIATYRDMLDVWGLWEQRSQLDITLGSIRSPPRSSRSVFLLCNFCGKNVSMALQEDARLRGNATTMHKLSSCPHCRKPLPRCALCLLHMGTTMGAISQSQAIHGQIGWQSKPFSKWFSWCQTCRHGGHTEHLTEWFNQNTECPVTSCNCKCFAKDLPMPQFPRDKDSVS is encoded by the exons ATGTCCCAAACGGTTGTAGAGTTGCACTGGTTCCCGAAGTACTCGGATCGATTTTTGACCGCGGCTAGTTCCGAAATCAATTTGTATCAGGTGAAAAACGACATCATAGATCATGGTGAAAAATCAA ACATCAATTTGGACATCTCCAAATCAACCACTGCCACACTGATTGCTTTCGAGACGCGTTATCAGTTCGTGCGTACTGTTGCACCATCGTACCATGGTGGCGGAGAGATCAATTTCGCTGCCGGCCTACCGAACGGGAAGGTTGCATTATGTAACTTTGTCACCGAAAACAATGTCGAGTTCA CACCGAGAATATCACGAGCCTGTACGTGTATCGCATGGAGCGAGCTGGAACCGAATTTCCTAGCGATGGGACACGACCGTAACAGGTCGGATAATTGCATCACAATCTGGGACACGGAACGCGGTGTTCCAAATCAATCAT CGATCGTAAATATGATCGGATTGTCAGAAACAGCTCACTCTGTCTGTTGGGATAAAACGTTCCCACAGGTGCTGATAGCGGGCATGAGCCACAAGTACATCAAGATGATGGACTTAAGGC AAAATCCGGTCATCACAACGGtggcaaacacacgcaccgtAAATGGTGTCTGTGTTGCTCCAAACGGTCGCTATTTGGCAAGTTATGTCGAGAACATTATCAACCTGTGGGATCTCCGTTCACTGGAAAAGCCGATCAGCCAAATACAGATGCAGAAGAGCATAAGCCAACTGTCCTGGTGCCCGACACGTTCGTCCGTACTGTCGACACTTCAGCGTGATTCACCGCTGATAAATCTAATCGATTTACATTGGCCCGGATCGGAGATGGACGGTGGTGAACCACATTCGGTAAAAAGGTTTGTTTCTCCATTTCAAACGACAGCTAGCATGCTGATGACGAGCCGTGTACCATCGATGGCGTATCTTTCCTGGCATCCGTATGACTTAGAGCGTATGTTGGCACTGTCGAGTGTAGGGAATATATGTGATTACCGAATTCCCCAGCGGGTGGCTGTATCCTGGGATAacaacaataatttatttggtAACAATGGTAACGATTTAAGACAATTTGCCACGCCAACTCGCTCCTCTACGCCGACCGACTCACTGAACCAGTGGAACATCGATAGCAGTGAGGAAGATATTGCTGAAACAATGCAGCATAGGGCCTTGAAGAACTATGGACTAATGGCGGATCTCCAGAGAAATGGTGATCTGGTCGAAAAGAACGATGGATTGCAATCGGTATGGCGAATGCTAGGGCACATGGTAAAGGAAGATAACAAGCAGGGATTGAAAGAGATTCTCGGCGTAAGCAATGCCCTAGAAGGTCCACCAATGTCACAGTCCGAGCCAGTCAACACGAAATGGGTCGATTTTAGTATGTGCAGTGGGTTGGTTGTGTATCGTAGCGAACAGCGTGACATCGCTCAGCTGCTCTGTGGTTGGACCTTTGAGCGTGAGAAGGAAACCTCATTCACTGCCTTTCTGGACGAACTGTGCGCTAAACGGGAATACACCAGAGCTGCCCTGTTGGCATGCTTTCACTTCCGTGTACGACTGGCGATCGATATTTTGGGCCGCGGAGCTGATCAAGCATCAGATCCGAGCTCGTTGTTGCGTGTGGCAGCGATCGCACTGTCCGGATTTTCGGCCGAACGTTCCGAGTTGTGGCGAAAGCAGTGCGGCGCGGCCCGTACCCAGATTGATGATCCGTATCTGAGGTGTATGTTTTCGTTTCTAGCGTACGAAAAGGATGGGTTCGAAACGGTCACGAATGAAACACAAATTTCACTTAGCGATCGTATGGCGTTTGCCTGCAATTTTTTGTCCGATGTGAAGCTTGCCGAGTACACGAAGGGTATGGTGGCAAATTGTATTGAAACGGGAGATTTGAATGGGTTGCTGTTGACGGGAGCAACGAACGATGGCATTAGCTTGCTGCAGAGTCATCTAGATCGGACGGAAGATGTCCAAACAGTGGCTCTAATTGCGGCAAGGTTTCTTACTTCGGAGCTGCTGTCGAATTACCGTGTACAGTACTGGATTGCAACGTACCGGGATATGTTGGATGTTTGGGGCTTGTGGGAGCAAAGGTCCCAGTTGGACATTACACTTGGTAGCATTCGATCACCACCCCGAAGCTCCAGGTCCGTTTTCCTGCTCTGTAACTTTTGTGGCAAGAATGTTTCGATGGCACTTCAGGAGGATGCTCGATTGCGAGGAAATGCCACCACAATGCACAAACTATCCTCCTGTCCGCATTGTCGTAAACCACTGCCTCGCTGTGCACTGTGTCTACTGCACATGGGCACAACGATGGGTGCCATATCGCAGAGCCAAGCCATACACGGTCAGATCGGATGGCAATCGAAACCATTTTCGAAATGGTTCAGTTGGTGTCAAACTTGCCGCCATGGAGGACACACCGAACATCTGACGGAATGGTTCAACCAAAATACGGAATGTCCGGTTACGTCTTGCAACTGCAAATGCTTTGCCAAAGATCTGCCAATGCCACAGTTTCCACGGGATAAGGATAGCGTTTCCTGA